In Ralstonia pseudosolanacearum, the DNA window GTTAAGGTGCTCCGCATCCTGGTGATGATTGGCTGTAGCACTTTCCGGTGTACCGATACCCCTTTGCGAGCATACAGCGCTGCCATTTTTGATGAAGCCTGGAGTATGCGAAGTTTTCCTTTTCGCCGGGCCGCTGTTCTGCCTTGACCTCGGCCGCAATAAAAAGCGGAGCATGGTTACTGTCTCCCCCGCCACAGCTTGCCGAGTCCTGGCGCAGAGTTTCCGGCGATGCGCCGGGTTTTTCCCATTTGTCTATATAGGGCTTGGGATGCATCAATTCCTCATACGCATCTCGGTCACAATAAGCCGCAGGAGTTTGCGGGCCACAGATGTGCCCGTTACCAATGGTGCAACCAGAAAGAAGAGTGATGGCAGTCGCTATTGCATATATTTTTTTCATAGCCCCACTTGCTAGGGTGCCCCGCATCCCGGCGACGATTGGCTGTAGCACTTTCCGGCATATCGATAGCCTTTTTTGATCATGCAGCGCTGCCAATTATCATGAAGTCGATAAGTGTTCTGTGTAAACGGATTAGAAGTTGAGGCGTTGAGCATGCAGGCAATCCGATGAGGTCTGCATACCGATGCGATGCGTGGTCGAGTTGAGCGAAGTGGAGAAGCTGACGTTGGAGCAATTGAGCCTGAATCACCGGCACCGCGACATCCGCACGCGCGCAGCGGGGATGGTCATGCTCGGCGACGGTTTGTCGGCCCCCAAGGTCGCGGGCCGGTTGGGCGTTAGCGTGCAGTCGCCCTACAACTGGGTGCGTGCCTGGAACGAATACGGCGTGTGCGGCTTGTTGAGCGGTCACGGCGGCGGCCGCCCCAGGTCGCTGCCCGAGAACATGGTCGCCACGGCGGTCGACGCTGCGCGCGCCGAATCTCTGACACTGGCGCAGATCGCGCAGCGCGTGCAGGAAGTTCATGGGCAACCGCTGCCATGTCAGATCGAGACACTGGGCGCGGCGCTCAAGCGCGAAGGCTTCTCTTTCAAGCGCAACCGCTACTCGCTCAAAAAAAACGGTGCGAAGAGGAGTTCGCTGTGAAAGCAGACGTGCTCGGCAAGCTCCAGCAGGCCGCGCGCGACCAGGCCATCCGGCTCCTCTATCTCGATGAGGCTGGCTTTGCAGCTTCGCCCGTTGTGCAGCGCGCATGGTCACCACGAGGGCTGCCCCATTGTGTTGAACCGCACAGCCACTGCCGACGTTCTGTGCTCGGTGCGTTCGACTACGGGCAGAACAGCCTGATTCACGCCGCGCATGCGCACAGCATCAAAGGCCCCGATGTCGAGCAGTTTCTCGATGCGCTGATTCGGCAAGACGACAGCCGACCCACCATCATCGTCCTCGACAACGCAGCCATTCATCACAGCATCAGCGAGGAAACCCGCGACCGCTGGTTCAGGGAACACAAAGCGCTCCTGTTCTTTCTGCCGCCCTACAGCCCCGAACTGAACATGATCGAGATCGTCTGGAAGCACTTCAAATATCACTGGCGTCGCTTCGTCAACTGGACACGCGACACCATCGACGCTGAACTAGCCGAACTCCTATCCGGCTACGGCTCCAAATTTCAAATCAATTTTTCGTGAACACTTAGTAGGAAAATATCTCCTTTTCTCCTGGGCGTTGTTCCGCTCTGATTTGTGCAGTAGTGAACAGCGGCGCACGGTCGCTGTCTCCCCCTCCACAGCTTGCTGAAGCCTGCCCCCGCATTTCCGGCGATGCGCCGGGCTTCTCCCATTCCTCTAAGTAAGGTTTAAGATTTTTTCCAGCAGAGGGGTCACCATTCATCCAGAACCCACCAATTCCACAGCCAGTTAATGGAATGAGGATAAGTAGGGCAAACTTCTTAAGACGGTTAACTTTCACTTGGCAGCCTTGAGGAGAATTGAAATCGCATTCCATACGGGTGATGGCAACTGTTCAGACATGGCGAATGGTGCCGAAATAGAAATCGCCACCATCGTCCACGTTTCGTGAAACATCTTTTCGCTACCGCTTCGCCCACGTGTCGCGTTGCCTTGATCGTCATACAGACCACTGAGCTTACCGCCCACCAGATCGTGTGTACCAGCAAACGATTCGATCAGTCTGTCTTGCCAGCTTCCAGCTTCGTATGGAACGCCGAATAGCGTGCCCTTTACGCCTTGAATACCACCCGTTGCACCGGCGAGCCTCTGGCCTTCCTTCGTTTGGAGAAACTCGTCCAAACTCTTAACACCGGCGGCATCCGGATCAAACTGCACCTGCCCCTTTTCGTTGAGAGCCAGTTGTGTCTTGCCGTTGGCATCCAAGATCGGTTGCTCATTCGTGTCTCGCAACACCTTGCACCGAGCATTATCGGTTCCGCAAAGATCATCCAAATCCCACCGCGTCCCGCCCACCTTGTAACCCATATCTTTATACACATCTCGACGCACTCCTTATGAATCAAGAGTTTACGAGCGGGGCATCTGACGGCATCCACCGAGACCTTCCGTGAGCCGGCACCCCGGAATCCCTTGCCGCAAGGGGTTCCGGGGTATCGGCATGCAGAAGGCTCGGTGCGATGCCGCCTGATGACCCCTTGTAAGTCCTTGATTCATAAGGGGTGACCTGAGATGTGTATAACGAGGTGCCTTGTAACCCACCTCGTTATACAGAAGTCGGCAGTAGTTGAGTTCCAAGGGGGGTTGTAAACGATCGCGGAGTCTCGTTTACTGCCTGGATTTGGAGCCGAAATGGTCAGCGATTCGGGAGCGTGGGTGGACGAGGAGCTTGAGGGTCTGGATCTAGGTGATCCGCGGCGGGATCGGCGAGCGAAGGAGTTGCTCAAGCGGTTGTCGGCGCAGCCCACGGCGAGCATTCCGGGTGCGTGTGATGGCTGGAGCGAGACCGTTGGGGCCTATCGGTTTCTGGGCAATACCGAGATCGATTGGCGCGACGTGATGCAGCCGCATTGGGAACGTACAACGCAGCGGGCTGGTGAGCACCCGGTGGTCCTATGCATCGCGGACACCACGGAGCTGGACTTCAATGGTCAGGAGATTGAAGGGCTTGGTCCCCTGAGCTACGAAGTCCAACGGGGCATGTATTTGCATCCGACATATGCGGTGACACCAGACCGGGAGCCGTTGGGCGTGCTTGATGCGTGGATGTGGGCACGCGAGCCGCGAGAGGCGGACGGCTCACGGGGCGGGCTCAAGGAGAGCGTGCGCTGGATCGAAGGGTATGAGCGAGTCGCGGGAGCAAGCCGCGCAGTTGCCGCACACTCGCTTGGTGTACGTGGCAGATCGTGAAGGCGATATCGGTGCGCTGATGGCCCGCGCGCAAGTGCTGGGTCACCCGGCCGACTGGCTGATCCGCTGCCAACATGATCGAAGCCTGGATGAAGCCGGCAAGCTATGGGAGCAGTTCGAAGCCAGCCCGGTGCTTGGGGAGCTCACCTTCACCTTGCCGCGACGCCCGGGCAGCCCGGCGCGCCAGGTCACACAGGCGTTGCGCACACAGCGGGTAAAGCTGGCCGGTCATAGCGGTGTGGAGTTGACTTGCATTGAGGCGCGGGAGATTGGCGCACCTGCGGGCGCCAAGCCCGTGGTGTGGCGACTGCTGACCAACCGGAGCGCAGCGGATGCGCACGCCATCATCGAAGTGGTGGATTGGTATCGAGCGCGTTGGGAGATCGAGATGTTCTTCCACGTGCTCAAGACCGGTTGCAAGGTCGAGGCTCTGCAGTTGGCGCAAATCGATCGCGTGGAGCGGGCCCTGGTGCTGTACATGATCGTGGCTTGGCGCATCGCCCGGCTGATGCGACTGGGCCGGACGTGCCCCGACCTGGATGCCGTGCTGTTCTTCGATGCTGACGAGATACGAGGCGCCCACCTGTTGGCCAAGAAACCGGCGCCCAAGGGTTCGGTCACGCTTAACCAGATGATCCGCCTGGTGGCCTCCCTTGGCGGGTTCCTCGGACGCAAGAGCGATGGTGAGCCCGGCGCCAAGACGATATGGATCGGCCTACAGCGCACCATGGATGCCGCTTCTATGATTCAAGCGCTCAGGGGCAACGTATGAATTCTGTATAACGAGGTGCCTTGTAACCATCCCCGCGCACGCCAGCACTCTCCGCGGACAGATTGTTGTAAGTCGTCGTGCCATCCGTCACGCCCGCAAATTTGGCAGAGTCCTGGATCATCAGCGCGCGCATCTCATCGGCGGCGGTGGAGAGCGCTTCCTTGGTGACCGCGGCAGTCCCCACGCCAGTGACTGCGCCGACAAGGATGTTCATGACACGCTCTTGCAACTTGAGATCATCGAGCTTGCCTTGCACGGCGCGGCGTTCTTCCTCCGTGGTGGCTTTCTTCATCTGCGCGACCAGTTCGCTGCGGTTTTTATCAACATAGTTACTGACCGCTTGGCCTGCCTGCTGACTGAAGGCTAGAGTAATCTGCATCTGGGCGTTGATTTCCCTCTGCACCTTGTCAGCATCAAAGATCTTCGCGATACCGGTTTCCGCATCTCCCGTGCGCACAGCCGTGTTGCCCGCAATGCCGGAGATGCCGGATTTCGTTGTGCTGCTCGCGCTGCCGCTGTCCTGACCCACGCCCGCCCCGGTTGGCGAGATGCGGCCACCCTTCACATCCTTGCCACCGCTGAGCGTCATGCCGACGCTGCTCGCGCTGTACTCGGCTCGGTTGTGGATATCGCTCTGCGTAAGTGTGGCGGTGGTCACGCTGTTGACGCCGTCCCGCACCGCCTTGTCCGTACTGGCAATCACCGCGCCCTTCAGGTCGGTGTTGCCGTGCACGTTGACCTGGAAGCCCCGATCGCCCGCCTTGATGCCCGACTGCTCGGTCACGCTGGCGAAGTCGCTGTCGATCTTCTGCTGGCTGAAGTTGGCGCTGCCCGAGAAACCAAAGCCCACCGTCACGCTGCCGCCGATCGACTGGTCCTTGGTGTGGTACGTGCTCGTGTCCTGCAGGCTTTCGATGTTCAGGTCGCCGCCCACGTTGGCCACCACCTGCTTGCCGGTGGCAACCGCGCCCTTCAGATTCGTGTTGCCGCCCGATTCCAGCGTCAGCGTGTTGCCGGCCGATACGTGCGTGTTGGTCCAGCTCACATCCGTGCCCTCGCCCTTGCCGCGCGAGGCGCTCGCGTTGGCCGTCACGCCGAAGGCCGCGCCGTTGGAGCCCAGGCTCACCGCCACGCCCACCCCGCCGCTCACGCTGCTGCTCGATCGATGCATCTCGCTCGCGTTGCGCGCGGCCAGCAGGTTGATGTCGCCATCGGCCTTCAGGCCCACGTCGCCGCCGCCCTTGATGTCGCTGCCCTGCACCGTCAGCGTCGAATCCTGCCCCGCGCCCGTGGCCTGGATGCTGACGTTGCCGCCCGCCGCCACCTGCGAGCCCGCCGCCTGCGTCGCGTCCTGCGTCGTCTTGCTCTGGCTCTTGCTGCCCCCCACCGTGATCGAGATGCTCACCCCACCGCCCGACTTCGGATCAGCCGCCACCGCATCGGCTGCGTTCTTGCCCGCCAGCGCCGTCGTCGCCCCGGCCAGCACCTTCATCCGCCCGTCCGAGGTCTGCCCCGCCGCCCGCCCCATCTGCTGCGCGGTCTGGATCGCCGCGATCACCGGCGCCGTCACCGCCACCGTCAGGCCCGACTGCTTGAACTGCGTCTCCTGCGTGCTGTGGCTGGTCTCCTGCGCTTCCAGGATGTCGACCTTCTTGGCCTGGATGGTGATGTCGCCCTGCGGTGCCACCACGTTGCTGCCCACTTGCTGATAGTGGTTGCCCGCGCCGATCGCCACGTTGCCGTTGGTCGACCCGACCGTGGACGCAGCCGCCGTGGTGCGCGCATCCTGGTTGTCCTGGCTCTGCTGCTGCGTGCCGATGGTGAAGCCGATGCCGCCCGAGCTGAACAGCCCCGACTTCTTCTCCTCACGCAAATGCCGCTCGGTAGTCGAGTTGGTCGCCGCGTCAATGTTGACGTCGTGCTTGGCGATCAGCGTGGTGCCCTCGGTCGACACCACGTTGCTGCCCTTCAGGTTGATGTCGTTGCCGGCCTGCACATACGTCGTGTTGCCCGAGAACGTCGTGCTCTGCGTCGTGGTTTCCGACAGCGTGTTGCGCGTGGTGATGGTCTTCTTCGAGAACCAGTTGCTGCTGCCCTTGAACTGGTGCGCCTCGTCCACGTCGCGCGTGGTCTGCGCCGAGGTCAGGTTGACGTTGTTGCCGGCGGTCGCCACCAGCGCGCCTTGCTCGCTCGTCACCGAGGCGCCGCGCGCGTTCAGGTCGCGGCCGGCCGACAGGCGCAGGTCACCGTTGGTCTGGATCGACGAGCCGACCTCCTGCTGCGTGCTGTCCTTACGCCAGTTCTTGTTGTCCCACGCAATCGACTGCGAACTCGACGTGTTAACCGTGCCCAGGTTCAGATCGCGCGCCGCAGCCACCACGGTCTGGCCGCCGGTGCTCGCGTTGCCGATCTACGCGCCGGACAGGGTCAGGTCGCGCCCGGCGGAAGCCACCAGCGTGCCGCCCGAGGGCGCCGTCACGTACAGGCCCGCGATGCGGCTGACGTTGGTGATACTGCCCTGCGCGTTGCTGTTGCTGCGCGTGGTGGTGGCGACGTTCAGGTCGCGCCCGGCCATCGCACTCAGGCTGTTGTTGGCATCGATGATGCCGCCCAGGTTGTCGAGATCGGTGCGCGCGCGGACCGCCACGTCGCCGCCCGTGATGCGCCCGCCCAGGTTCTTCACGTTCTCGGCGGTGATCGACACCACGTCGCGCCCGGCGATGCTGCCCTGGTTCACCAGGTCGCCCGACACGTTCAGGTTCACGCTCTGCCCAGAGATCAGCGCGCCGGAGCCGTCCAGATCGCCCGGCTTCACGTGCACGTAGACCTGCGGCACCAGCGCGCGCGTGGTCTGCCCGTTGGGCAACGTGACGCCCGCCTTCAGGTTCACGTCGCCGCCGCCCTTGATGCCGCTGCCCTGCACCGTCAGCGTCGAATCCTGCCCACCGCCCGTGGCCTGGATGCTGACGTTGCTGCCAACTCAATCGTAAGAAATTTGGATAGAAAACCGCCCTTTCTCAACATCCAACGTATAGGAAAACACCTTCCATGGTGGTTGATTTTGCGAGACAAAAAATTCCCGATGCAAAACTAACAGTTCCCTCAGCCGTTGATCAACCGTCCCATCCTCAGGAAGAAACCAGCCACTCTCACCATTTTCCTTTGAATAGTCATATTCAAATTTGCAAACATCCCCTTCCGGAGCAAGTTCCGCCTTCATCAAAACTTTGCTTGCTCCGTCGGGAGCCGCATCATAAAGAATCTGACCGATCTCCTTACAAATCTCAATATCCTTACTTTCCACCTTACCCTCCCGGTGAATTTTTAAAGTTAACACGAATCGGACGGCCCCCATCGAGGGTATACGTCACATTAAAGCTACCAGGCCTTACACTATTGCCGGAATAGATTGGCTCGATCGTAACTTTAACCTGCTGCCCCTCCTTGAGCGCATTAGCCCAAGTATTCTCCATCTGCTTCCAGACACCCCGATTCAAATTCGCATCCATCGGAACGATATTCAGCTTTTCGCCGGGACCGTTCATGATACTAGCGATCAGGTGTCCACCATCATCCCCCGGATTGCCGCACTTCCCAGCCTTACACTGCTGGTACGTATTACGATCCTTCGTCAACAGGGAGAGATCACTATCAACCTTCGTAACCCGAGAAAGCGAATCCGTCTGATAGACGTTAACGTCGTCCACTTTATAGATCGTATTGGGTTGCGGCTTATTCAACTCTTTATTCCAATTCCCCTTGCTTCCCGAATTAACGTTGACCTGACGCAAATTGGGGGCGCTGTTTTCGAGTTCTCCGGCAATCTTTCCGCTGGTCAGCACCGACCCAGCCTGCCGCGCCAGCGCCGCATCCGCCGCAATCCCGCCAACACCACCCGCCACACCATACAGCAGTTCCGCCGCCTGGGGCGAGATGCCGAACACCTGCTGCAACACAATGCCACCCACCGTGGCCTGCGGCTGGCCGCTGATCATGGTGGCGACACCCGCCTTCGCCTGATCCAGCCCCCAGAAGCTCAGCGCAACACCACCCGCTGCTGCCAGGCAACCTGCCCCGGCGGTCGGGCCGCAAGAGGCCGCGCCGCCTGCGGTAATCGAGCCGCCCGCGAACGCCGTGACCGCGCCGCCCACCGCCTGCACGCCGCCCAGTGTCCGAGTGCTGAGCTGATAGGTGTTGTCTACCCGCTTCGCCGCATCGGCAGCGTTGTCGCTGACGACGTTGTACATGAACAGCGGCTCCAGGGTCAGCCCGGTAATGAGCCCGGCGCGGAGCTGGAAGCCCTTCTGCGATTCCAGCAGCAGACGCTCCTGTGCCAGCTCGGGGCTGTTCCCCGCATCCGACAGCCGCTTGTAGAAGTTGTACGCCTCACTGCCTTCCGGATACTCGCGCTCGCAGTGGAGCAGCGCACAGGCAGCCGCCGTCAGCCGGGCCTCCTTCTTGGGGTCGCCCTGGGACAGCTCGTGAATCCGCTTCACCTCCGCCGAGGTCGCCAGACGGTTGTTCTCCGTCTCGATCCGTGCCGCATTGGTCGCCGTCACGGCACTGCCGCCCGCGGCTGCCGTGATCCCGGCGATCAGGCTGCTGACCAGGTTCGAGCGGGCTTCCCGCTCTTCCGGGGTCAGCTTGTCCTTGTTGATCTGGTCCAGCAGGTTGTTGATGATGCTGCCGCCTGCCGCGCCCAGGGCGCCGGACGCGCACGACTGGCTGGAGGCCGCCGCGCCCGCACAGCCGACCACCGCGTGCAGCGCCGCACGGGCCGTGTCGCTGTCCAGCGCATCCGCGATCTGCTTGACCTGATTCGCGCCAAGCTCTTGCAGATAAGCCACCGAGGCGTTCTGCACGAAGTTGCCCATGCCGCCGGTCACGTTGCCGCCGGCACCGGCCATCAGCGCCGTCGCAATCTGCCGGTACGTGCCGCCCGGCCCCCAGGTGTCTTTCAGCTCCTGGGCTTCCTTGGCGTATTGCAGTCGCTGCTCGTCGGTGACCGGCGTGCCGTCCGGGTTCTTTGCGTTCGGGTCCTTGGCCAGGCGTTCCTTGTCTTGCGCCTCCTTGGCACGATTGCCGATGAAGGTGCCGGCTTCGCGCAGGAACGCGCCGGTGATTTCGAACCCCGCCTGAATCTCCTTCTCATTGAAGATCGGCTTCAGCGCATTGCTGCTATCCCGCTCGGTGCTGACGTCCCGGTTGACGCTGGCAACCGTCTGTTCGGCATCCTTGCCCGTGAGCGCCTGCTGCTTGGCACCGTCCGTGATGTGGATCGCGCCGCCGCTGATGCCGCTGCCCGTCACGCTGCTGCCGCTGCCCGAGGCGCCCATCACGACCGGCGGCGTGGCGCTCCAGTTGCCGCTGGTCGGCACGTTGCTGCCCGGCACCTTGTCGCCGCCCGTCGTCGCCTGGCCCTGCTGGTTGGTGCCGACGCCACCGGCCGTGGTGTTGCCACCGCCACCGCTGCCGCCACCGACCGGCATCATGCCGCCACCGCCGTAGCTGTAACCGCCGCCGATACCAATGCTGCTCGCGCTGTACTCGGCGCGGTTGTGGATCTCGCTCTGGGTCAGCGTCGCCGTCGTCAGGCTGTTGACGCCGTCCCGCACCGCCTTGTCCGTGCTGGCGATCACCGCGCCCTTCAGATCGGTGTTGCCGTGCACGTTGACCTGGAAGCCCTTGTCGCCCGCCTTGATGCCCGACTGCTCCGTCACACTGGCGAAGTCGCTGTCGATCTTCTGCTGGCTGAAGTTCGCGCTGCCCGAGAAACCAAAGCCCACCGTCACGCTGCCGCCGATCGACTGGTCCTTGGTGTGGTACGTGCTCGTGTCCTGCAGGCTTTCGATGTTCAGGTCGCCGCCCACGTTGGCGATCACCTGCTTGCCGGTGGCAACCGTCCCCTTCAGGTTCGTGTTGCCGCCCGATTCCAGCGTCAGCGTGTTGCCGGCCGATACGTGCGTGTTGGTCCAGCTCACGTCCGAGCCTTCGCCCTTGCCGCGCGAGGCGCTTGCGTTGGCCGTCACGCCGAAGGCCGCGCCGTTGGAGCCCAGGCTCACCG includes these proteins:
- a CDS encoding IS630 family transposase, whose product is MRLVERSRRRPPQVAAREHGRHGGRRCARRISDTGADRAARAGSSWATAAMSDRDTGRGAQARRLLFQAQPLLAQKKRCEEEFAVKADVLGKLQQAARDQAIRLLYLDEAGFAASPVVQRAWSPRGLPHCVEPHSHCRRSVLGAFDYGQNSLIHAAHAHSIKGPDVEQFLDALIRQDDSRPTIIVLDNAAIHHSISEETRDRWFREHKALLFFLPPYSPELNMIEIVWKHFKYHWRRFVNWTRDTIDAELAELLSGYGSKFQINFS